A DNA window from Hypomesus transpacificus isolate Combined female chromosome 24, fHypTra1, whole genome shotgun sequence contains the following coding sequences:
- the fibcd1a gene encoding fibrinogen C domain-containing protein 1 — MVNERWKIMNSASELEDGPRHKSRCSYLLCTVLLFVVVLLAVTVTGAILLMNHYQIPNLSLGGAPVVSTNQDEGSALVTVDRGDGSRINVFIDPNCPDYNGNFLRLEGVQTSLLRSLSDHDSDLRSGKGQERTLLVKLAEEVAKLAAHAGTLRQDNEELRRGQGSLGQELGTLQGEQGRLIQLLSESQVNMVKVVNSVSEALTSMQKETGNLRSRLKADLQRAPVRSARPKGCANGSRPRDCSDLFSSGLREDGIYSVFPTHDPAGFQVYCDMTTEGGGWTVIQRREDGAVNFYRDWAAYRDGFGKITGEHWLGLRRMHALTSQSNYELRIDLEDFENGTAFAQYSTFGVGLFSVDPDEDGYPLTISEYSGTAGDSLLKHNGMKFTTKDQDNDHSENNCASFYHGAWWYRNCHTSNLNGQYLRGQHTSYADGIEWSSWTGWQYSLKFTEMKIRSTTRNESQ, encoded by the exons ATGGTAAACGAACGTTGGAAAATCATGAACAGCGCTTCGGAGCTCGAGGATGGACCGCGGCATAAATCT aggtGTAGCTACCTCCTCTGCACGGTTCTCCTCTTTGTAGTCGTCCTACTGGCTGTCACGGTAACCGGCGCCATCCTGCTCATGAACCACTACCAGATCCCCAACCTCAGTCTCGGGGGCGCGCCCGTCGTCTCCACCAATCAGGACGAGGGCAGCGCCCTGGTGACGGTCGACAGGGGCGACGGCTCTCGCATCAACGTGTTCATCGACCCCAACTGCCCCGACTACAACGGCAACTTCCTGCGTCTGGAGGGCGTGCAGACGTCGCTGCTGCGCTCGCTCAGCGACCACGACTCGGACCTGCGCTCGGGGAAGGGGCAGGAGCGCACGCTGCTGGTCAAGCTGGCGGAGGAGGTGGCCAAGCTGGCGGCCCACGCCGGCACTCTGAGGCAGGACAACGaagagctgaggagaggacagggcagCCTGGGCCAGGAGCTGGGCACTCTGCAGGGAGAGCAGGGCAGGCTCATACag CTGCTGTCAGAGAGCCAGGTGAACATGGTGAAGGTGGTGAACTCGGTGAGCGAGGCCCTCACCTCCATGCAGAAGGAGACGGGGAACCTGAGGAGCCGTCTGAAGGCCGACCTGCAGAGAGCTCCTGTACGCAGTGCCAGACCCAAGGGCTGCGCcaacg gCTCCAGGCCTCGTGACTGCAGTGACCTGTTCTCCAGCGGACTGAGAGAAGACGGGATCTATTCCGTGTTCCCCACACACGACCCTGCCGGCTTCCAGGTGTACTGTGACATGACCACTGAAGGAGGGGGCTGGACG GTGATCCAGCGGCGCGAGGACGGGGCCGTGAACTTCTACCGGGACTGGGCAGCGTACCGGGACGGCTTCGGCAAGATCACCGGGGAGCACTGGCTAG GCCTAAGAAGGATGCATGCCCTGACCAGCCAGTCAAACTACGAGCTGCGTATCGACCTGGAGGACTTTGAGAACGGGACAGCGTTTGCTCAGTACTCCACCTTCGGAGTCGGCCTGTTCTCCGTGGACCCTGACGAGGACGGCTACCCCCTCACCATCTCGGAATACTCCGGAACCGCAG gagaTTCCCTGCTGAAACACAATGGTATGAAGTTCACCACCAAGGACCAGGACAACGACCACTCAGAGAACAACTGTGCCTCGTTCTACCACGGTGCCTGGTGGTACCGTAACTGCCACACCTCCAACCTGAACGGGCAGTACCTGCGCGGGCAGCACACGTCCTACGCCGACGGCATCGAGTGGTCATCCTGGACCGGCTGGCAGTACTCCCTCAAGTTCACCGAAATGAAGATCCGGTCCACCACCCGCAACGAAAGCCAATGA
- the LOC124486848 gene encoding uncharacterized protein LOC124486848 isoform X1 yields the protein MYHLKPRRHTQKIAVKVAPTKMLQTKGESIMYRQIIAAEIAFGLLLSTAYRIISKIFYQHDGSEMGPANTQQLELTRSLVCVWLASNIKFILFKCDNRLSLSAHSASRLIAFLALLLEHSYGASSRGLHPNQVPTLDMMVYSFFLVSSLVLFSLDLGKNQETARSNWNTNKFYQNMTRLRSGFSTQHQDTLFSRNGSQNQSPDHSVLQKQMPGWQAIQNQRFVNCKAQNESTSSGIQHQNQSSSQKFFLQMDVVALLVFGLLWLSCPDWLLCSQTPGSPDVLHTAGSQDVLHLHLTRALGAMMVGDSCVSLITQNLQQENFKQNLQQENFKQNHQQENFKPNLKRNLKQENFKQNHQADEDKCYVFVGRTAGCLLLLVFMLHFQVMSSSWSPTHLYCGLLGACLWTGNSILGYISSKHLAIDPVS from the exons ATGTACCATTTAAAACCTCGCCGCCACACACAGAAAATTGCTGTTAAAGTTGCTCCAACCAAGATGCTTCAGACCAAAGGAGAAAGCATAATGTACAGACAAATTATCGCTGCCGAAATTGCCTTTGGACTACTTCTTTCTACAGCTTATCGTATTATTTCGAAGATTTTCTATCAACAT gATGGATCTGAAATGGGACCAGCAAACACACAACAGCTTGAGTTGACGCGGtcgctagtgtgtgtgtggcttgccAGCAACATTAAGTTTATCCTCTTCAAATGCGACAACCGATTGTCGCTCTCGGCTCATTCAGCCTCGCGATTAATC GCATTTCTTGCGCTCCTATTGGAACATTCTTATGGAGCCAGTTCCCGCGGCCTGCATCCAAACCAG GTTCCCACACTTGACATGATGGTGTACTCCTTCTTCCTGGTCAGCAGTCTGGTCCTCTTCTCCCTGGACCTGGGCAAGAACCAAGAAACGGCCCGCTCGAACTGGAACACAAACAAGTTTTATCAGAACATGACCCGGCTTCGGTCAGGCTTCAGCACGCAACACCAGGACACGCTGTTCTCCAGAAATGGAAGCCAGAACCAGTCACCTGACCACAGTGTCCTTCAAAAACAGATGCCTGGTTGGCAGGCGATCCAGAACCAGAGATTTGTAAACTGTAAGGCCCAGAATGAATCAACCTCCAGTGGTATTCAACACCAGAACCAGTCCAGTTCCCAGAAGTTCTTCCTTCAGATGGATGTTGTTGCCCTTCTTGTCTTCGGGCTCCTGTGGTTGTCCtgtcctgattggctgctgtgtTCTCAG ACGCCTGGTTCCCCAGACGTTCTCCACACTGCAGGTTCCCAGGAtgttctccacctccatctgacCCGGGCCCTCGGGGCCATGATGGTGGGAGACAGCTGTGTGTCTCTGATCACCCAGAACCTCCAGCAGGAGAACTTCAAACAGAACCTCCAGCAGGAGAACTTCAAACAGAACCACCAGCAGGAGAACTTCAAACCGAACCTCAAACGCAACCTCAAACAGGAGAACTTTAAACAAAACCACCAGGCTGATGAGGATAAATGTTATGTGTTTGTCGGCAGAACAGCG GGCTGCTTGCTGCTACTGGTCTTCATGCTACACTTCCAGGTGATGTCATCGTCCTGGAGCCCCACCCACCTCTACTGTGGACTGCTTGGAGCCTGCCTCTGGACAGGAAACTCCATATTAGGCTACATCAGCTCCAAACACCTGGCCATTGACCCCGTCAGCTAA
- the LOC124486848 gene encoding uncharacterized protein LOC124486848 isoform X2 codes for MGPANTQQLELTRSLVCVWLASNIKFILFKCDNRLSLSAHSASRLIAFLALLLEHSYGASSRGLHPNQVPTLDMMVYSFFLVSSLVLFSLDLGKNQETARSNWNTNKFYQNMTRLRSGFSTQHQDTLFSRNGSQNQSPDHSVLQKQMPGWQAIQNQRFVNCKAQNESTSSGIQHQNQSSSQKFFLQMDVVALLVFGLLWLSCPDWLLCSQTPGSPDVLHTAGSQDVLHLHLTRALGAMMVGDSCVSLITQNLQQENFKQNLQQENFKQNHQQENFKPNLKRNLKQENFKQNHQADEDKCYVFVGRTAGCLLLLVFMLHFQVMSSSWSPTHLYCGLLGACLWTGNSILGYISSKHLAIDPVS; via the exons ATGGGACCAGCAAACACACAACAGCTTGAGTTGACGCGGtcgctagtgtgtgtgtggcttgccAGCAACATTAAGTTTATCCTCTTCAAATGCGACAACCGATTGTCGCTCTCGGCTCATTCAGCCTCGCGATTAATC GCATTTCTTGCGCTCCTATTGGAACATTCTTATGGAGCCAGTTCCCGCGGCCTGCATCCAAACCAG GTTCCCACACTTGACATGATGGTGTACTCCTTCTTCCTGGTCAGCAGTCTGGTCCTCTTCTCCCTGGACCTGGGCAAGAACCAAGAAACGGCCCGCTCGAACTGGAACACAAACAAGTTTTATCAGAACATGACCCGGCTTCGGTCAGGCTTCAGCACGCAACACCAGGACACGCTGTTCTCCAGAAATGGAAGCCAGAACCAGTCACCTGACCACAGTGTCCTTCAAAAACAGATGCCTGGTTGGCAGGCGATCCAGAACCAGAGATTTGTAAACTGTAAGGCCCAGAATGAATCAACCTCCAGTGGTATTCAACACCAGAACCAGTCCAGTTCCCAGAAGTTCTTCCTTCAGATGGATGTTGTTGCCCTTCTTGTCTTCGGGCTCCTGTGGTTGTCCtgtcctgattggctgctgtgtTCTCAG ACGCCTGGTTCCCCAGACGTTCTCCACACTGCAGGTTCCCAGGAtgttctccacctccatctgacCCGGGCCCTCGGGGCCATGATGGTGGGAGACAGCTGTGTGTCTCTGATCACCCAGAACCTCCAGCAGGAGAACTTCAAACAGAACCTCCAGCAGGAGAACTTCAAACAGAACCACCAGCAGGAGAACTTCAAACCGAACCTCAAACGCAACCTCAAACAGGAGAACTTTAAACAAAACCACCAGGCTGATGAGGATAAATGTTATGTGTTTGTCGGCAGAACAGCG GGCTGCTTGCTGCTACTGGTCTTCATGCTACACTTCCAGGTGATGTCATCGTCCTGGAGCCCCACCCACCTCTACTGTGGACTGCTTGGAGCCTGCCTCTGGACAGGAAACTCCATATTAGGCTACATCAGCTCCAAACACCTGGCCATTGACCCCGTCAGCTAA
- the LOC124486849 gene encoding uncharacterized protein LOC124486849 isoform X2 has protein sequence MERIAPASLTNDGGGGGGSGGEIMPEERCGDSEKTSWAQCELAASAGPLCSPSLGHTPVPRILWEEHQNEADFDGGCEVEGSDEEEGLNELQRRMKREFHMAMNTNKGCAIMERNRRRRITSSCSKLRNLLPKIPGSRADMVTVLEMTIAYLETVQELVCSGCPLGVNPQILCPPEKVQRGWMMESMLRRPQGKARAGHSGQQESISTTRCRSSTAKSAR, from the exons ATGGAGCGCATCGCCCCAGCGAGTCTTACTAATgatggcggcggcggcggcggtagTGGTGGTGAAATTATGCCGGAGGAGCGATGTGGAGATTCAGAAAAGACCTCCTGGGCACAGTGTGAGCTAGCAGCCTCTGCAGGCCCGCTCTGCTCTCCCAGCCTGggacacacacctgtccctAGGATCCTATGGGAGGAGCACCAGAA tgaagCCGATTTTGATGGTGGCTGTGAGGTGGAGGGCAGTGATGAAGAGGAAGGTCTGAATGAACTGCAAAGGAGAATGAAGAGGGAGTTTCACATGGCCATGAATACTAACAAAGGCTGTGCTATaatggagagaaacagaag GAGAAGGATCACATCGAGCTGCAGTAAACTGCGCAACTTGCTTCCCAAAATCCCCGGAAGCCGAGCTGACATGGTGACGGTTCTGGAGATGACCATCGCCTACCTGGAAACCGTCCAGGAGTTGGTCTGCTCTGGATGTCCGCTAGGGGTCAACCCACAG ATCCTGTGTCCGCCAGAGAAAGTGCAGCgtggatggatgatggaatCGATGCTGCGCCGTCCACAGGGTAAAGCTCGCGCTGGTCACTCTGGTCAACAGGAGTCTATATCCACTAccaggtgtaggagcagtaccGCTAAATCTGCTAGATAA
- the LOC124486849 gene encoding uncharacterized protein LOC124486849 isoform X1 yields the protein MERIAPASLTNDGGGGGGSGGEIMPEERCGDSEKTSWAQCELAASAGPLCSPSLGHTPVPRILWEEHQNEADFDGGCEVEGSDEEEGLNELQRRMKREFHMAMNTNKGCAIMERNRRRRITSSCSKLRNLLPKIPGSRADMVTVLEMTIAYLETVQELVCSGCPLGVNPQVNANTHILCPPEKVQRGWMMESMLRRPQGKARAGHSGQQESISTTRCRSSTAKSAR from the exons ATGGAGCGCATCGCCCCAGCGAGTCTTACTAATgatggcggcggcggcggcggtagTGGTGGTGAAATTATGCCGGAGGAGCGATGTGGAGATTCAGAAAAGACCTCCTGGGCACAGTGTGAGCTAGCAGCCTCTGCAGGCCCGCTCTGCTCTCCCAGCCTGggacacacacctgtccctAGGATCCTATGGGAGGAGCACCAGAA tgaagCCGATTTTGATGGTGGCTGTGAGGTGGAGGGCAGTGATGAAGAGGAAGGTCTGAATGAACTGCAAAGGAGAATGAAGAGGGAGTTTCACATGGCCATGAATACTAACAAAGGCTGTGCTATaatggagagaaacagaag GAGAAGGATCACATCGAGCTGCAGTAAACTGCGCAACTTGCTTCCCAAAATCCCCGGAAGCCGAGCTGACATGGTGACGGTTCTGGAGATGACCATCGCCTACCTGGAAACCGTCCAGGAGTTGGTCTGCTCTGGATGTCCGCTAGGGGTCAACCCACAGGTCAATGCTAATACACAT ATCCTGTGTCCGCCAGAGAAAGTGCAGCgtggatggatgatggaatCGATGCTGCGCCGTCCACAGGGTAAAGCTCGCGCTGGTCACTCTGGTCAACAGGAGTCTATATCCACTAccaggtgtaggagcagtaccGCTAAATCTGCTAGATAA
- the slc2a6 gene encoding solute carrier family 2, facilitated glucose transporter member 6 gives MDERTGLLERPKRTRNGRLYLAVFSAVLGNFNFGFSLVYPSPVIPQLLVIDDPRLRLDTEQVAQFGSIFTLGAAAGGIGAMLLNDLIGRKISIMASAVPSTVGYLLMGSAQAIWMLHLGRFLTGIAGGMTAASIPVYISEISHPSVRGALGSCPQITAVFGSLALYTLGLVLPWRWLAVVGEIPALLMLFLLCFMPSSPRYLVTNGHLERARHALEWLRGPDSDYRRELQAIETGIATQGKVTWAELTTPFYYKPILISVVMRFLQQLMGITPILVYLEPIFQRTNISLAPRYDAVMVGCVRLLSVALAASLMDKAGRKILLYTSGFLMFISTLSITMYSHTTPCPNSNITEYISTNYISQNAPAFNPITLIPLISFMLFIFGYAMGWGPITWLLMSEILPLGARGVASGLCVGVSWLTAYGLTHGFIDVVDRYGLFVPFLFFCVVCVVNILFTAVVVPETRNRSLEEIENYFRTGRTFTINDG, from the exons atggatgagaggaCAGGATTGTTAGAGAGACCGAAGCGTACAAG AAATGGCAGGCTGTACCTCGCTGTCTTCTCTGCAGTTTTGGGGAACTTTAACTTCGGCTTTTCCCTGGTGTATCCTTCCCCGGTCATCCCACAACTGCTGGTCATCGACGACCCCCGGCTGAGATTAGACACGGAGCAGGTCGCGCAGTTTGGG tctatATTCACGCTGGGAGCCGCTGCAGGGGGTATAGGGGCCATGTTGCTGAATGACCTGATTGGTCGGAAGATAAGCATCATGGCCTCAGCAGTGCCATCTACTGTTGG GTACCTGTTGATGGGCTCAGCCCAGGCCATTTGGATGCTGCACCTGGGCAGGTTCCTGACCGGCATCGCAGGGGGAATGACGGCCGCCTCCATACCG gtgtaCATATCAGAGATCTCCCACCCGTCTGTGAGAGGCGCTCTGGGCTCGTGTCCTCAGATCACCGCCGTGTTCGGATCTCTGGCTCTCTACACCCTGG GCCTGGTGTTGCCGTGGCGATGGCTGGCAGTGGTGGGGGAGATTCCCGCCCTCCTCATGTTGTTCCTGCTCTGCTTCATGCCCTCCTCGCCCCGCTACCTGGTCACCAACGGGCACCTGGAGCGGGCAAGACATGCGCTGGAGTGGCTGAGAGGGCCGGACTCTGACTACAGGAGAGAGCTGCAGGCTATCGAGACTGGCATTGCCAcacag GGTAAAGTTACGTGGGCAGAGCTGACCACTCCGTTTTATTACAAGCCCATTCTCATCTCCGTGGTGATGCGGTTCCTGCAGCAGCTGATGGGCATCACCCCCATCCTGGTGTATCTGGAGCCTATCTTCCAGAGGACCAACATCTCCCTT GCACCTAGGTATGACGCTGTGATGGTGGGGTGTGTCCGTCTGCTGTCTGTTGCCTTGGCAGCGAGTTTGATGGACAAGGCTGGCCGCAAGATTCTGCTTTACACCTCTG GATTCCTGATGTTCATTTCCACTCTGTCTATAACCATGTACTCCCACACCACGCCCTGCCCCAATTCCAATATAACTGAGTATATATCCACCAACTACATATCCCAGAATGCACCAGCCTTCAACCCCATCACTCTCATCCCCCTCATCAGTTTCATGCTGTTCATCTTTG GTTACGCCATGGGCTGGGGACCAATCACGTGGTTGCTGATGTCAGAGATCCTCCCACTGGGGGCGAGGGGCGTggcctcagggctgtgtgtcggGGTTAGCTGGTTGACGGCCTACGGCCTCACGCACGGCTTCATCGACGTGGTG GATCGCTACGGCTTGTTCGTTCCCTTCCTGTTCTTCTGCGTGGTCTGCGTGGTCAACATCCTGTTCACGGCCGTGGTCGTTCCTGAGACCAGAAATCGCTCGCTGGAGGAGATCGAGAACTACTTCCGGACTGGACGGACCTTCACCATTAATGACGGCTGA
- the LOC124486850 gene encoding serine/threonine kinase-like domain-containing protein STKLD1, protein MDEFMVQDAFSPGCFGTAVLVTDRISGVELTLKKVECLDEGRANQALDEARCMLNFKHPNIVRYRKLFITWDQTISSVFLSMVMNCPYRTTLEAIITTHRDNKKKIRRHVKHTRSRHCDAINLAYLHSFMCPVFLHCWTR, encoded by the exons ATGGACGAGTTTATG GTTCAGGACGCTTTCAGTCCTGGTTGTTTTGGGACGGCAGTGTTGGTGACTGACAGGATATCTGGTGTGGAGCTGACTCTGAAGAAG GTGGAGTGTCTGGATGAGGGACGAGCCAATCAGGCCTTGGATGAG GCCCGGTGTATGCTGAACTTCAAACACCCTAACATTGTCAGATACAGGAAGCTGTTCATCACCTGGGACCAgacg ATCTCATCAGTATTCCTGTCTATGGTGATGAATTGTCCCTACAGGACTACCTTGGAAGCCATcatcaccacacacagagacaacaaaaAGAAGATCCGCAGacatgtaaaacacacacgTTCCCGTCACTGTGACGCGATCAACCTGGCGTACCTACACTCTTTCATGTGCCCTGTTTTCCTTCACTGTTGGACCAGATGA
- the LOC124486890 gene encoding serine/threonine kinase-like domain-containing protein STKLD1 yields the protein MTYALAYLHKDNIAHRSIKPSNIQLSGQSTFVLFDFEPATITRDRARVKQRVKKNLKRWLAPECLSLNQWTEMSDIWSLGCVVLDMVTCHLLDMDSSVTQLLRLHQDQTPLKVIVHSGLNQVLTNMFRCHPNKRANIWELVEESLVKSCLVHCGISIRTIERMVPSGVHEPPLHQGLDNSLEFMERYGRVESVQLSVLAFLLSDQNNMLYRVSDVVQAVTMAMHRHQCCAAVQLEACQVLQRRIAALLAESGDISSLCSRTLVREIRRTIQNFPRHTQLLARAFLLLSCLAPHDQAVVELMVSPKGMKEVVRTITTFPGERDVITSCCKYLRSLTGLGVRVDGVALTGAVEGLCAASDTHAQDSEVMECVCSALCFITLQGVSDEKDVEESVLLLMHTLIRHNTHTTMVKLILQALTNLLNTSELAAFRLLLAPDGGRGLGLIKEVKLHHHDNPEVIGGVCGLLRAMAQYDSVVSEMVSDQTPEELEEIVLQFEANEEMVLLARQALGKLKNSQ from the exons ATGACGTACGCGTTGGCCTACTTACACAAAGACAACATCGCTCACAG gagtATAAAACCATCCAACATCCAGTTGAGTGGTCAGTCTACGTTCGTCCTGTTTGACTTTGAACCAGCCACCATCACCAGAGACAGAGCCAGGGTGAAACAGAGAGTGAAGAAGA ACTTGAAGCGCTGGCTGGCTCCTGAGTGTTTGTCCCTGAACCAGTGGACAGAGATGTCTGACATCTGGTCTCTGGGCTGTGTTGTGCTGGACATGGTCACTTGTCATCTGCTTGAT ATGGACTCGTCTGTGACTCAGCTCCTGAGACTGCACCAGGACCAGACACCGCTGAAGGTCATCGTACACAGCGGTCTCAATCAGGTCCTCACTAACATGTTCCGCTGTCATCCGAACAAAAGGGCCAACATCTG GGAGTTAGTGGAGGAGAGTCTGGTGAAGAGCTGCCTTGTGCATTGTGGGATCTCCATCCGCACCATTGAGAGAATGGTGCCATCTGGTGTCCATGAGCCGCCATTACACCAAGGCTTGGACAACTCGTTGG agttCATGGAAAGATACGGGAGAGTAGAGTCTGTCCAGCTCTCTGTTCTGGCCTTTCTTCTGTCCGACCAAAACAACA TGCTTTACAGGGTCAGTGATGTGGTACAGGCGGTCACCATGGCGATGCACAGACACCAGTGCTGTGCAGCTGTTCAGCTGGAGGCCTGTCAGGTGTTGCAGAGAAGGATTGCTGCAT tgctgGCAGAGTCAGGGGACATCTCCAGCCTGTGTTCCAGAACGCTGGTGAGAGAGATCCGCAGAACCATCCAGAActtccccagacacacacagctgctggctCGGGCCTTCCTGCTTCTCAGCTGCCTGGCACCACATG ACCAGGCAGTGGTGGAGTTGATGGTGAGTCCGAAAGGGATGAAGGAAGTGGTAAGAACCATCACAACATTCCCAGGGGAGCGTGACGTCATCACTTCCTGCTGCAAATATCTCAGGAGCCTCACGGGGCTGG GAGTGCGAGTGGACGGTGTTGCTTTAacgggggctgtggaggggctgTGTGCGGCATCTGACACACACGCCCAGGACAGCGAGGTGATGGAGTGTGTATGTTCTGCCCTGTGCTTCATCACTCTgcaag GTGTGTCGGACGAAAAGGATGTGGAAGAAAGTGTCTTGCTGTTGATGCACACTCTGATtcgccacaacacacacaccaccatggTGAAGCTCATCCTCCAAGCTCTAACCAACCTGCTCAACACCTCAG AGCTGGCTGCCTTCAGGCTCCTATTGGCTCctgatggggggaggggcttgggcCTGATTAAGGAAGTGAAGCtccatcaccatgacaacccagAGGTCATAGGCGGCGTGTGTGGTCTCCTCAGAGCCATGGCCCAGTACG ACTCTGTCGTCTCTGAGATGGTGTCCGACCAGACcccagaggagctggaggagatcgTGCTTCAGTTTGAAGCAAACGAG GAGATGGTTCTGCTGGCCAGACAGGCCCTGGGCAAGCTCAAAAACTCACAGTGA